In the Labilithrix sp. genome, GAGGAGGTGCTCCGTGCGCAGGGCCGCGGCCGAAGCTTCATCGGCGAGGCCGCGCGCGTCGCCGATACGCTCCGCGCGATGGTCGCGGAGGCGCAGGCCGACGAGCTCATGGTCGTCTCCGCGGTGCACGATCACGACGAGCGCAAGCGATCGTACGAGCGGCTCGCGAAGGCGCTCGCGTGAAGCGAGATCGCGCGGCGATGGAATGCGGACCGCGCTAGTATGCGCCGCCGTGAGGCTCGGCATCGACTTCGGGACGACGCGTACGGTCGTGGCGTGCGCCGATCGCGGCAACTACCCGGTCCTCGCCTTCGTCGACGACGCCGGCGACTCGCACGACTGGATCCCCTCCGTCGTCGCGGAGAAGGACGGCGCGCTCCTCTTCGGCTTCGACGCCCTCGCCTCGGACACGACCGTCGTTCGCTCCTTCAAGCGCCTCCTCGCCGACGCGGAGGCGCGGCCCGATCGGCCGATCCGGATCGGCGCGGTGTCGATCGCGCTGGCGGAGCTCGTCACGCGTTTCCTCGCCCACGTGAGGTCCGCCGTCCTCGAGCGCTCCACCTTGAAGGAGGAGCTGAAGGAGGAGCCGCTCCGCAGCGTCGTCGCGGTGCCGGCGAACGCCTCCGGCGCGCAGCGGCTCCTCACGCTCGACGCGTTCCGCCGCGCGGGCCTCGCGCCGATCGCGATGCTGAACGAGCCGTCCGCCGCGGGCTTCGAGTACACGCATCGCCACCGCAACACGCTCACGTCGAAGCGCGATCACGTCGTCGTCTACGACCTCGGCGGCGGGACGTTCGACGCGTCGCTCGTGCGCATGCGCGGCCTCGCGCACGAGGTCCTCACGACCGGCGGCGACAACCACCTCGGCGGCGACGACTTCGACGAGGTCATCCTCGACCTCGTCCTCGCGGCGGCGCAGAAGACGCGCGCCGACGTCGACGTCGCGCGCCTGCGCGAGCAGTGCCGCGAGGCGAAGGAGCGGCTCAACCCGAGCTCGAAGAAGCTCACGGTGGAGATCGACGACGCGCCGATCGCGATCCCGGTGAGCGACGTCTACGAGGCGTGCACCCCGCTCGTGGAGCGCTCGATCGAGGCGATGCTCCCGGTCATGCGCCGCCTCGACGCCGAAGACGGCTCGGCGGGCGCGGGCTCGGGCTCGGGCTCGGGCGAGGAGCGCGACGACATCGCCGGGATCTACGTCGTCGGCGGCGCGAGCGAGCTGCCGATCGTCGGGCGCGCGCTGCGGAGCCGCTTCGGCCGGCGCGTGCATCGCTCGCCGTACGCGTCGGGCGCGATCGCGATCGGCCTCGCGATCGCGTGCGATGAGGCGGCGGGCTTCGAGCTCGTCGATCGGTTCACGCGCACGTTCGGCGTCTTCCGCGAGGGCGACGGCGGCAACGCGATCACGTTCGATCCGATCTTCACGCGCGACACCGTGCTCCCCTCCGCCGGCGCCGCGCCGGTCGCGTTCCGG is a window encoding:
- a CDS encoding Hsp70 family protein, which produces MRLGIDFGTTRTVVACADRGNYPVLAFVDDAGDSHDWIPSVVAEKDGALLFGFDALASDTTVVRSFKRLLADAEARPDRPIRIGAVSIALAELVTRFLAHVRSAVLERSTLKEELKEEPLRSVVAVPANASGAQRLLTLDAFRRAGLAPIAMLNEPSAAGFEYTHRHRNTLTSKRDHVVVYDLGGGTFDASLVRMRGLAHEVLTTGGDNHLGGDDFDEVILDLVLAAAQKTRADVDVARLREQCREAKERLNPSSKKLTVEIDDAPIAIPVSDVYEACTPLVERSIEAMLPVMRRLDAEDGSAGAGSGSGSGEERDDIAGIYVVGGASELPIVGRALRSRFGRRVHRSPYASGAIAIGLAIACDEAAGFELVDRFTRTFGVFREGDGGNAITFDPIFTRDTVLPSAGAAPVAFRRRYRAAHNVGHFRFLECSAMDESGRPRGHMVVSGDCLFPFEPRLRERDLAGVPVERTRGDGPRIEEEYTLDEHGIVAVKIKDLDAGFERVFQLGA